One Gardnerella vaginalis genomic window, GTGAGAGCATTGTAGTATTCTTTAAGAGTATGTTTCAGGATTCTACATCTTCGCCATTGGTTGTATTTGTAGTGTTTGCTTTGATTGCTATTTGTGTTGCAATCGTAATTGTTATGTTTGTTGTTGATTCGCTTTTTCCAATATTTCGTAGTATTTTTAGACCGTTTTTTAGTTCTGTTGTAAGTCGTATAGCAGGTGGTTTGCGTAGGATTTTTCGTAGTAGGTTTAAGAGGATTTTAAAAATTTTAGGTAAACGTAGTTTTAGTGATGATGAAGATGATGAATATTCAGTTGATAATAATTCAGATGATATAAGTTCAGATGCGTGTGCGATTTTATCTATGCTGTCTGCTGCGACTATTGTTATCGATGCTGATAATGATGTTTTACGAGCTAGTTCTGATAGTTATACGCTTGGTGTTGTTGTTGATGATTCTATTGTTCAACCGAGAGTTTTGGATTCTGTAAATAGGGTGCGCGAGTCTGGCGGTTTTGAGAGTTTTGATTTAGTTACTTTTACTCCTGAGCGGTATATAACTATTGGTGAAGGCTCTGATTTTAATGGTAATTTTGCTGGTGACAGTGCTGTGTTATTAAAATCAGCTACGGTTGCTGGCGACTTTTCCTCGAATAAAACTGATAAATCGTCTGATGCTTCCACAGTTTCTAGACCTAATTGGCTTAATGTTACTGTTGGAAGTGTTGGAGCAGGCAAGGTTGTTGTTATTTTAAATGACACTAGTGCTACGCATCGTTTTGAGCAGACTAGAGATGATTTTATAAGTAATGTTTCTCAACAACTTATTAGCTCTACTCGAATGATTTCTAGTCTTACAGAACTTTTGCAGGATAATAATGTTACTCTTAATCGTGTTAAGGAAGTGTCTTTAAAAGCTCAGAGGTCTTCTAAACGCCTGGAACATATGCTGGAAGATCTTCTGCTTCTTATGAGTGCTCAGAAGCCTATAGATGTGTCTAAGGCGAGTGCTGTGAACGTCTTGAGCGTGTTAAAAGATGTTCACAATCAAGTTTCAGATCTTGCTTTGAGTCGAAATGTGCGTCTTTGTGTTAAGTCTGATTCTTCGCTTAGTGTTCTAGGAAGTTTTTCACAAATCAGCGCTGCTGTGCGTAAACTTGTTGAGAATGCCATTATCTATTCTTCAGCAAATAGCAGTGTGGCGATTTCAGCGTTAAAGTCTGATGACTCTCAGTTTGCAGTGATTCGTGTTGTTGATTGTGGCTCTGGTATTGCGTTGCGTGATCAGCCTCGTATTTTCGAGCGTTTTTATCGTTCGGATAACCAGAACGACGGCAGTCAGGATGGTGTTGGTTTGGGTCTTGCTATTGCTAAGCACGTGGCTCTTACTCATCACGGTAGCATTACATTGTGGAGTAGACCAGGGCAGGGTACTACGGTTAATTTTGCGATTCCGCTTGCAAAATCGGATGCAAAATCGGATGCAAAATAGTTCGCTTAATCGTGTTAAGCGTTTTACTTTCCTAGTCTTCTATAATCCCAACGGTCAAAGTGTTCCCAAATTAGGAGCAAAATACCTATTACAAATCCGCTAAGGCACACTACTGCAAAAAACCATAGTAGAAAGTGTAAGATTGCGAGCACAACAGTGATTATTGATGCTATAAGCCATAGAACTGTTCCAGCCATAAATGCTTTGCACAAGTCTACGCGCAATGGCTTTGGTGCCTCTTTGCGTGCATCTGGGTTAATAATCGGTGCGAGCTTCATATGATTAACCATACATCTAGTAATGTCTAATATCAATTTTTGGTTATATTTTTTTGATGATATACGTTTATGATATACGTTTAAATTTTGCTATTTTCTTTTTCGACACTATTTTTATCACATCCGTACCACGTTGTAATCTTGAGCTTTGTAGGTGCCGTTTTGACGTGACGCTTTAAACAATTTCGGGAGTGGTTTTTTATGAGACATGGTGCACATGGTGCTAAGAAAGCAAAGGGGCGTTTTGTTTCGCCTTTTATGCTTTTTTCGTCTTCTCATACTTCCAGTGTTACTTCTGAGCGTTCTGCCGAAGCGGTTTGTGCGAATAATGGTGCAGTTGTGGGTTTGAGTGAATCTGTGGCTCAGAGTTTGCAAATGTCTTCTGCTCCTCGTACTCGTCGTGAGATTCGTTTAGCTCGTGAATCTAGAGAACGTAAGAATTGTATTATTGTTTCTACGTCTTTAGTAGCTATAGTTGGTGCTGCATTGACGTCTATGGCTTTGAGCAAGACTAATGGTTTTGGTTCTTTTGCTTCAAAGCAATATGCTTCTGAGATTAATTTTTCCAATGATTCTAATGATCAAGCTGCTTCTCGTTCTAGTCAGCGTGAAAAGTTAGATCGTGCTGATAAATATTTGAAGTTCAGCAGTGCTGTTGCTGGTCTCGAAGCTGATTTAAACGCTTTCTCTACTAGATCGTCTCATGAGTCTAAGTGGGATTTAGGTTCTAATTCAGATTTTAAAGTTTCTGAAATGTCTAAGTCTTCTGCGAACAATCCGCAGGTTGCTATTTTAATGGATTCAGACGTTAATTCTTTACCTGCTGGATTTAATCCAAATCATAGTTCTGGCGATTCTGGGAATGCGTATGAGTTTAGCCAGTGCACTTGGTGGGTTTATGTTCGTAGGCATCAGCTTGGTCTTCCTGTTGGTTCTAATATGGGAGACGGCTGGATGTGGGCTTTGACTGCTCGAAAGCTTGGATATTGGGTAGATCGTACGCCTCGTCACGTTGGCGATATTATG contains:
- a CDS encoding sensor histidine kinase, with the translated sequence MFQDSTSSPLVVFVVFALIAICVAIVIVMFVVDSLFPIFRSIFRPFFSSVVSRIAGGLRRIFRSRFKRILKILGKRSFSDDEDDEYSVDNNSDDISSDACAILSMLSAATIVIDADNDVLRASSDSYTLGVVVDDSIVQPRVLDSVNRVRESGGFESFDLVTFTPERYITIGEGSDFNGNFAGDSAVLLKSATVAGDFSSNKTDKSSDASTVSRPNWLNVTVGSVGAGKVVVILNDTSATHRFEQTRDDFISNVSQQLISSTRMISSLTELLQDNNVTLNRVKEVSLKAQRSSKRLEHMLEDLLLLMSAQKPIDVSKASAVNVLSVLKDVHNQVSDLALSRNVRLCVKSDSSLSVLGSFSQISAAVRKLVENAIIYSSANSSVAISALKSDDSQFAVIRVVDCGSGIALRDQPRIFERFYRSDNQNDGSQDGVGLGLAIAKHVALTHHGSITLWSRPGQGTTVNFAIPLAKSDAKSDAK
- a CDS encoding CHAP domain-containing protein; protein product: MRHGAHGAKKAKGRFVSPFMLFSSSHTSSVTSERSAEAVCANNGAVVGLSESVAQSLQMSSAPRTRREIRLARESRERKNCIIVSTSLVAIVGAALTSMALSKTNGFGSFASKQYASEINFSNDSNDQAASRSSQREKLDRADKYLKFSSAVAGLEADLNAFSTRSSHESKWDLGSNSDFKVSEMSKSSANNPQVAILMDSDVNSLPAGFNPNHSSGDSGNAYEFSQCTWWVYVRRHQLGLPVGSNMGDGWMWALTARKLGYWVDRTPRHVGDIMVFGRGQAGVNRTYGHVAVVEKINPDGSIETSESSAELHGRTFSRVVNPNETSAFEFIHY